A stretch of the Capsicum annuum cultivar UCD-10X-F1 chromosome 8, UCD10Xv1.1, whole genome shotgun sequence genome encodes the following:
- the LOC124886364 gene encoding loganic acid O-methyltransferase-like isoform X2 codes for MTTSFPMNAGDGPYSYFKNSHLQREVLDNSKEMVRDAITRKLDIKKIMLSSSNTLCLADFGCSIGPNTFIAMQHVVQSLKEKYHNTNILEFEVFFNDHVTNDFNTLFRSVPIDRSYYAFGVPGTFHGKLFPSRSIHFAHCSTAIHWLSKCPEELLDEKSPAWNKGLIHYVGTSNVEVLNAYVAQFEKDMEMFLDARAEEIVEGGMMVIISPQSSECLVKFFGSSLMDLVSEGKIDESLVNSFNLPIYFPSLEDMAKAVEKNDYFSIEIIELTYPKSKLVDEADAKTLIINLRAVLEVLFVNHFGSEIAEEAFARTILKSDEISTWMKTNYQKACQLFVALKRK; via the exons ATGACAACATCTTTCCCTATGAATGCTGGTGATGGTCCTTATAGCTACTTCAAAAACTCCCATTTGCag AGAGAAGTGTTAGATAATTCAAAGGAAATGGTGAGAGATGCAATTACTCGAAAGCTtgacataaaaaaaatcatgttatcTTCTTCAAACACATTATGTCTTGCAGATTTTGGATGTTCAATTGGACCAAACACTTTCATTGCAATGCAACATGTTGTAcaatctctaaaagaaaaataccataataccaaCATTCTTGAATTCGAAGTATTTTTCAATGATCATGTCACCAATGATTTCAACACCCTCTTTCGATCAGTACCCATCGATCGATCCTACTATGCATTCGGAGTTCCAGGAACATTCCATGGTAAATTATTTCCATCGCGATCGATACATTTTGCACATTGTTCTACTGCCATACATTGGTTATCTAAGTGTCCAGAAGAGTTGTTAGATGAGAAATCTCCAGCATGGAATAAGGGATTGATACACTACGTAGGTACATCAAATGTTGAAGTGTTGAATGCTTATGTTGCACAATTTGAAAAAGACATGGAAATGTTCTTAGATGCAAGAGCTGAGGAGATTGTTGAAGGTGGAATGATGGTGATAATTTCACCACAATCAAGTGAATGTCTTGTGAAATTTTTTGGTTCTAGTCTTATGGATTTGGTGAGTGAG GGAAAAATAGATGAATCTTTAGTCAACTCATTTAATTTGCCAATATATTTTCCATCTCTTGAAGACATGGCTAAAGCGGTggagaaaaatgattattttagcatagaaataatagaattGACATATCCCAAATCAAAGCTTGTGGATGAGGCTGATGCAAAgactttaataataaatttaagagCTGTTTTAGAAGTACTCTTCGTCAATCATTTTGGAAGTGAAATAGCAGAAGAAGCTTTTGCAAGAACGATTCTCAAAAGTGATGAAATTTCAACATGGATGAAAACGAATTACCAGAAAGCATGTCAGTTATTTGTCGCTCTGAAGCGTAAATAA
- the LOC124886364 gene encoding loganic acid O-methyltransferase-like isoform X4 → MTTSFPMNAGDGPYSYFKNSHLQREVLDNSKEMVRDAITRKLDIKKIMLSSSNTLCLADFGCSIGPNTFIAMQHVVQSLKEKYHNTNILEFEVFFNDHVTNDFNTLFRSVPIDRSYYAFGVPGTFHGTSNVEVLNAYVAQFEKDMEMFLDARAEEIVEGGMMVIISPQSSECLVKFFGSSLMDLVSEGKIDESLVNSFNLPIYFPSLEDMAKAVEKNDYFSIEIIELTYPKSKLVDEADAKTLIINLRAVLEVLFVNHFGSEIAEEAFARTILKSDEISTWMKTNYQKACQLFVALKRK, encoded by the exons ATGACAACATCTTTCCCTATGAATGCTGGTGATGGTCCTTATAGCTACTTCAAAAACTCCCATTTGCag AGAGAAGTGTTAGATAATTCAAAGGAAATGGTGAGAGATGCAATTACTCGAAAGCTtgacataaaaaaaatcatgttatcTTCTTCAAACACATTATGTCTTGCAGATTTTGGATGTTCAATTGGACCAAACACTTTCATTGCAATGCAACATGTTGTAcaatctctaaaagaaaaataccataataccaaCATTCTTGAATTCGAAGTATTTTTCAATGATCATGTCACCAATGATTTCAACACCCTCTTTCGATCAGTACCCATCGATCGATCCTACTATGCATTCGGAGTTCCAGGAACATTCCATG GTACATCAAATGTTGAAGTGTTGAATGCTTATGTTGCACAATTTGAAAAAGACATGGAAATGTTCTTAGATGCAAGAGCTGAGGAGATTGTTGAAGGTGGAATGATGGTGATAATTTCACCACAATCAAGTGAATGTCTTGTGAAATTTTTTGGTTCTAGTCTTATGGATTTGGTGAGTGAG GGAAAAATAGATGAATCTTTAGTCAACTCATTTAATTTGCCAATATATTTTCCATCTCTTGAAGACATGGCTAAAGCGGTggagaaaaatgattattttagcatagaaataatagaattGACATATCCCAAATCAAAGCTTGTGGATGAGGCTGATGCAAAgactttaataataaatttaagagCTGTTTTAGAAGTACTCTTCGTCAATCATTTTGGAAGTGAAATAGCAGAAGAAGCTTTTGCAAGAACGATTCTCAAAAGTGATGAAATTTCAACATGGATGAAAACGAATTACCAGAAAGCATGTCAGTTATTTGTCGCTCTGAAGCGTAAATAA
- the LOC124886364 gene encoding loganic acid O-methyltransferase-like isoform X3, translated as MTTSFPMNAGDGPYSYFKNSHLQREVLDNSKEMVRDAITRKLDIKKIMLSSSNTLCLADFGCSIGPNTFIAMQHVVQSLKEKYHNTNILEFEVFFNDHVTNDFNTLFRSVPIDRSYYAFGVPGTFHGKLFPSRSIHFAHCSTAIHWLSKCPEELLDEKSPAWNKGLIHYVGTSNVEVLNAYVAQFEKDMEMFLDARAEEIVEGGMMVIISPQSSECLVKFFGSSLMDLGKIDESLVNSFNLPIYFPSLEDMAKAVEKNDYFSIEIIELTYPKSKLVDEADAKTLIINLRAVLEVLFVNHFGSEIAEEAFARTILKSDEISTWMKTNYQKACQLFVALKRK; from the exons ATGACAACATCTTTCCCTATGAATGCTGGTGATGGTCCTTATAGCTACTTCAAAAACTCCCATTTGCag AGAGAAGTGTTAGATAATTCAAAGGAAATGGTGAGAGATGCAATTACTCGAAAGCTtgacataaaaaaaatcatgttatcTTCTTCAAACACATTATGTCTTGCAGATTTTGGATGTTCAATTGGACCAAACACTTTCATTGCAATGCAACATGTTGTAcaatctctaaaagaaaaataccataataccaaCATTCTTGAATTCGAAGTATTTTTCAATGATCATGTCACCAATGATTTCAACACCCTCTTTCGATCAGTACCCATCGATCGATCCTACTATGCATTCGGAGTTCCAGGAACATTCCATGGTAAATTATTTCCATCGCGATCGATACATTTTGCACATTGTTCTACTGCCATACATTGGTTATCTAAGTGTCCAGAAGAGTTGTTAGATGAGAAATCTCCAGCATGGAATAAGGGATTGATACACTACGTAGGTACATCAAATGTTGAAGTGTTGAATGCTTATGTTGCACAATTTGAAAAAGACATGGAAATGTTCTTAGATGCAAGAGCTGAGGAGATTGTTGAAGGTGGAATGATGGTGATAATTTCACCACAATCAAGTGAATGTCTTGTGAAATTTTTTGGTTCTAGTCTTATGGATTTG GGAAAAATAGATGAATCTTTAGTCAACTCATTTAATTTGCCAATATATTTTCCATCTCTTGAAGACATGGCTAAAGCGGTggagaaaaatgattattttagcatagaaataatagaattGACATATCCCAAATCAAAGCTTGTGGATGAGGCTGATGCAAAgactttaataataaatttaagagCTGTTTTAGAAGTACTCTTCGTCAATCATTTTGGAAGTGAAATAGCAGAAGAAGCTTTTGCAAGAACGATTCTCAAAAGTGATGAAATTTCAACATGGATGAAAACGAATTACCAGAAAGCATGTCAGTTATTTGTCGCTCTGAAGCGTAAATAA
- the LOC124886364 gene encoding loganic acid O-methyltransferase-like isoform X5: protein MTTSFPMNAGDGPYSYFKNSHLQREVLDNSKEMVRDAITRKLDIKKIMLSSSNTLCLADFGCSIGPNTFIAMQHVVQSLKEKYHNTNILEFEVFFNDHVTNDFNTLFRSVPIDRSYYAFGVPGTFHGTSNVEVLNAYVAQFEKDMEMFLDARAEEIVEGGMMVIISPQSSECLVKFFGSSLMDLGKIDESLVNSFNLPIYFPSLEDMAKAVEKNDYFSIEIIELTYPKSKLVDEADAKTLIINLRAVLEVLFVNHFGSEIAEEAFARTILKSDEISTWMKTNYQKACQLFVALKRK from the exons ATGACAACATCTTTCCCTATGAATGCTGGTGATGGTCCTTATAGCTACTTCAAAAACTCCCATTTGCag AGAGAAGTGTTAGATAATTCAAAGGAAATGGTGAGAGATGCAATTACTCGAAAGCTtgacataaaaaaaatcatgttatcTTCTTCAAACACATTATGTCTTGCAGATTTTGGATGTTCAATTGGACCAAACACTTTCATTGCAATGCAACATGTTGTAcaatctctaaaagaaaaataccataataccaaCATTCTTGAATTCGAAGTATTTTTCAATGATCATGTCACCAATGATTTCAACACCCTCTTTCGATCAGTACCCATCGATCGATCCTACTATGCATTCGGAGTTCCAGGAACATTCCATG GTACATCAAATGTTGAAGTGTTGAATGCTTATGTTGCACAATTTGAAAAAGACATGGAAATGTTCTTAGATGCAAGAGCTGAGGAGATTGTTGAAGGTGGAATGATGGTGATAATTTCACCACAATCAAGTGAATGTCTTGTGAAATTTTTTGGTTCTAGTCTTATGGATTTG GGAAAAATAGATGAATCTTTAGTCAACTCATTTAATTTGCCAATATATTTTCCATCTCTTGAAGACATGGCTAAAGCGGTggagaaaaatgattattttagcatagaaataatagaattGACATATCCCAAATCAAAGCTTGTGGATGAGGCTGATGCAAAgactttaataataaatttaagagCTGTTTTAGAAGTACTCTTCGTCAATCATTTTGGAAGTGAAATAGCAGAAGAAGCTTTTGCAAGAACGATTCTCAAAAGTGATGAAATTTCAACATGGATGAAAACGAATTACCAGAAAGCATGTCAGTTATTTGTCGCTCTGAAGCGTAAATAA